A window of the Roseburia sp. 831b genome harbors these coding sequences:
- a CDS encoding tRNA dihydrouridine synthase, translating to MKIYLAPMEGITGYIFRNALSQCFGGVDRYFTPFITTHTKKAMNARETNDILSEHNSGIPLVPQIISKDADDTIKLIEKLEKEYGYQEVNLNLGCPSGTVVAKGRGAGFLAHPKELQMYLEQVYDKIGIAMSIKTRIGLEDAGEFRQLLEIFNQFPVSELMVHPRVQKDFYKNKPDWEAFSYACQESRCNVVYNGNLFTKEDVAEFQKRFPSCDTVMIGRGLISNPALARELKGGKRLEMEEFQEFHGLLLQGYAKELSGDKNILFKMKELWFYFEKQFDHTDKHMKKIKKSQSLMEYELAVKQLLNESQILEQPTVLF from the coding sequence ATGAAGATTTATCTTGCCCCGATGGAGGGGATTACCGGCTATATCTTTCGCAATGCGCTGTCACAGTGTTTTGGGGGTGTGGACCGCTATTTTACCCCCTTTATCACAACACATACGAAAAAGGCGATGAACGCGAGGGAAACCAATGACATTCTGTCGGAACATAACAGTGGAATTCCGCTCGTTCCGCAGATTATTTCAAAAGATGCCGATGATACAATAAAATTAATCGAAAAATTAGAAAAAGAGTATGGCTACCAGGAAGTCAACCTAAATCTTGGCTGTCCATCGGGAACCGTAGTGGCAAAAGGAAGGGGAGCAGGATTTCTTGCACATCCAAAAGAACTACAAATGTACTTAGAACAAGTGTATGACAAGATTGGAATTGCGATGTCGATTAAGACCAGAATCGGGCTGGAGGATGCAGGAGAATTTCGGCAGCTACTGGAAATCTTCAATCAATTTCCGGTATCCGAACTGATGGTACATCCGCGGGTGCAGAAAGACTTTTATAAAAATAAGCCAGACTGGGAAGCTTTTTCCTATGCATGTCAGGAGAGCAGGTGCAATGTCGTGTACAACGGAAATCTTTTTACGAAAGAGGACGTCGCAGAATTTCAAAAACGTTTTCCTTCCTGCGATACGGTCATGATTGGAAGAGGGCTTATTTCAAATCCGGCATTGGCAAGAGAATTAAAAGGCGGCAAACGTCTTGAGATGGAAGAATTCCAGGAATTTCATGGCTTATTGTTACAAGGATATGCAAAAGAACTTTCCGGTGATAAAAATATTTTGTTCAAAATGAAAGAACTGTGGTTTTATTTTGAAAAACAGTTCGACCACACCGATAAACACATGAAGAAAATCAAAAAGTCGCAAAGTCTCATGGAATATGAGCTTGCAGTAAAACAGCTTTTAAACGAATCGCAGATTTTGGAACAGCCAACCGTATTGTTTTAA
- a CDS encoding magnesium transporter CorA family protein, producing the protein MQKVLKKEQVEEYLAFLDPKIVEYIKEDQTETFEDHMDYDLLAFDWYDIEQVQMRSSQIMIYMDKENLFFLCEEERALEKVKSLMPENQDNEQVLYLFFAGLLRNDINHLAEIEDEITETEDEALVGSRRVYLGKIVRYRKELLRLKRYYEQVDSVLDNLTANINGLLSKECIRRLTILANRTERFRSSVLNLRDYVTQMREAYQAQIDIEQNNLMRIFTVITAVFLPLTLMVGWYGMNFKYMPELSWKYSYLVFVIISVAVCVILLIIFKKKKWF; encoded by the coding sequence ATGCAAAAGGTTTTGAAAAAGGAACAGGTAGAAGAGTATCTTGCATTTTTGGACCCTAAGATTGTCGAATATATCAAAGAGGATCAGACGGAGACATTCGAAGACCATATGGATTATGATTTGCTTGCATTTGACTGGTATGACATTGAGCAGGTTCAGATGCGTTCCTCTCAGATTATGATTTATATGGATAAAGAGAATTTATTTTTCTTATGCGAGGAAGAGAGGGCTTTAGAAAAAGTAAAAAGCCTGATGCCGGAAAATCAGGACAACGAACAGGTGTTATACTTATTTTTTGCCGGACTTTTGCGCAATGACATCAATCATCTGGCAGAAATCGAAGATGAGATTACGGAGACGGAGGATGAGGCGCTGGTCGGCTCCAGAAGAGTCTACCTTGGCAAGATTGTGCGCTACCGCAAGGAACTGCTTCGCCTGAAACGCTATTATGAACAGGTGGATTCCGTGCTTGATAACCTTACTGCAAACATCAACGGTCTTTTAAGCAAGGAATGCATCAGACGCCTTACGATTCTGGCAAACCGGACCGAGCGTTTCCGTTCCAGTGTGTTAAATCTGCGTGATTATGTGACACAGATGCGCGAGGCTTACCAGGCGCAGATTGATATTGAACAGAATAATCTTATGCGTATTTTTACGGTAATCACAGCCGTATTTTTGCCGCTGACGCTTATGGTAGGCTGGTATGGCATGAATTTTAAATACATGCCGGAATTATCCTGGAAATATAGTTATCTGGTATTTGTCATCATCAGTGTGGCAGTCTGCGTGATTTTATTGATTATATTCAAAAAGAAAAAATGGTTTTAG
- a CDS encoding ABC-F family ATP-binding cassette domain-containing protein, producing the protein MIKVEKLSYSFPDKELYQGISFTLEDGVHCAFIGSNGTGKSTLVSMLQNPKEYLYNGKIERDENARIGYVSQFAKREDEGEQTVFAFLSETFVTLQSQIAAICEQMGTAEDLDSIFEEYQKLLDLSDAIDADNYESNIRKQLKVAGFSQYEDRAISKLSGGEYKLLQVMKEMLLLPELLIMDEPDVYLDFENLNALCNLINNHKGTMLVITHNRYLLNHCFNKILHLEDKQIQEFDGNYVDYHFSLLLKKMELQELAKADMDEIERNQKLVEKLRADATKFADGARGRALRARVSMLNRLEERRIKAPFVELRQPEISFHTGKGNQPEEIENSQNTEENQSTDKKVLLRIKDYEVSFDDLLLEHVDFEIQEGEKVALVGPNGTGKTTLLREIFHNNNKAIETDADTRIGFLSQIQGETLAEEHTPCQEFEELGFEKDADIEAYLEKYCFPKESIYQRIKNLSGGEKNLLQIAKLGAQDVDFLMLDEPTSHLDTYAQIALEKAIADYPGTVLMVSHDFYTIVNCVDYVLYVEDKTIRRMSSRAFRKMIYANHFDKDYLELEQKKKEFEVRIEAALKNYDYETAGKLSVDLEEIIKKMAER; encoded by the coding sequence ATGATCAAAGTTGAAAAATTATCCTATTCTTTTCCAGATAAGGAATTATACCAGGGGATTTCATTTACATTAGAAGATGGCGTACACTGCGCCTTTATCGGAAGTAACGGAACCGGAAAAAGTACATTGGTTTCCATGCTTCAGAATCCGAAGGAGTATTTGTACAATGGAAAAATAGAACGTGACGAAAATGCCAGAATCGGCTATGTGAGCCAGTTTGCCAAGAGAGAGGACGAAGGAGAGCAGACGGTTTTTGCGTTCTTAAGTGAGACATTTGTGACGCTGCAAAGCCAGATTGCAGCAATCTGTGAACAGATGGGAACGGCAGAGGATTTGGACTCCATTTTTGAAGAGTATCAGAAGCTTTTGGACTTATCAGATGCCATTGATGCCGATAACTATGAGAGCAATATTCGAAAACAGTTGAAGGTGGCAGGTTTTTCCCAGTATGAGGACCGTGCCATCTCAAAGTTGAGTGGCGGAGAATATAAGTTATTGCAGGTCATGAAGGAAATGCTGTTGCTGCCGGAACTTTTGATTATGGACGAGCCGGATGTATATCTTGATTTTGAGAACCTGAATGCACTTTGCAACCTGATTAACAATCATAAGGGAACGATGCTTGTGATTACGCACAACCGTTATCTGTTAAACCACTGCTTCAACAAGATTCTTCATTTAGAGGACAAGCAGATTCAGGAGTTCGATGGAAATTATGTCGATTACCATTTCTCCTTATTGCTTAAGAAGATGGAATTGCAGGAACTTGCCAAGGCAGATATGGATGAGATTGAGCGAAACCAGAAGCTGGTCGAGAAATTGAGGGCAGACGCAACGAAGTTTGCAGACGGAGCAAGAGGAAGAGCCCTTCGAGCAAGGGTTTCCATGTTAAATCGTCTGGAGGAGCGCCGCATCAAGGCACCATTTGTGGAACTGCGCCAGCCGGAGATTTCGTTCCATACAGGAAAAGGAAACCAGCCGGAAGAGATTGAGAACAGCCAGAATACAGAAGAGAATCAGAGTACGGACAAGAAGGTACTGCTTCGCATCAAGGATTACGAGGTGTCCTTTGATGATTTGCTGTTAGAACACGTGGATTTTGAAATCCAGGAAGGCGAAAAGGTTGCCTTGGTAGGTCCGAATGGAACCGGAAAGACCACACTGCTTCGTGAAATTTTTCACAATAACAACAAAGCGATTGAGACAGATGCAGATACCAGGATTGGCTTCTTGTCGCAGATTCAGGGCGAGACGCTTGCGGAGGAACACACACCGTGTCAGGAGTTTGAGGAGCTGGGATTTGAAAAAGATGCAGACATCGAGGCATATTTAGAAAAGTACTGCTTCCCGAAGGAATCCATCTATCAGCGCATCAAAAACTTATCCGGCGGCGAGAAAAATCTGCTTCAGATTGCAAAATTAGGTGCGCAGGATGTCGATTTTCTGATGTTAGACGAGCCGACCAGCCATCTGGACACTTACGCGCAGATTGCCCTGGAAAAAGCGATTGCAGACTATCCGGGAACGGTGCTTATGGTTTCCCATGATTTTTATACCATTGTAAATTGTGTGGATTATGTGCTTTATGTGGAGGACAAGACAATCCGGCGTATGAGCAGCAGGGCATTCCGCAAAATGATTTACGCAAATCATTTTGATAAAGATTATCTGGAACTCGAACAAAAGAAAAAAGAGTTTGAAGTGCGCATCGAGGCTGCACTGAAAAATTATGATTACGAGACGGCAGGAAAATTATCCGTCGATTTGGAAGAAATCATCAAGAAGATGGCAGAAAGATAG
- a CDS encoding O-acetylhomoserine aminocarboxypropyltransferase/cysteine synthase family protein, translating to MRDETKCLHAGYTPGNGEPRVLPIVQSTTYVYDSAAEVAAIFDDPTKGLCYSRFGNPTVMAVEEKINALEGGVGAMCTTSGQAATLLSILNICSAGDSIVSTPTIYGGTINLFSFTLKKLGIECIYVDRDASVEEIKAAFKPNTKLVFGETIANPALKVFDIEKFANIAHEMGVPLIMDNTFATPILCKPFEFGADIVIHSTSKYMDGHAVQIGGVIVDSGNFDWTNGKFPELTEPDESYHGISYTESYGKMAYIVKARMQLMRDFGVYPAAHSAFLLNLGLETLPVRMKQYCANAMAVAKHLEESPVVESVLYPGLPSNEDYELAQKYLKGCSGVISFIIKGGRPAAARFMDSLKLASNEVHVADIRTCVLHPASETHRQLTDEQLVAAGINAGMVRFSVGLENIEDIIEDLDRALQAAAE from the coding sequence ATGAGAGACGAGACAAAATGTTTACACGCAGGATATACACCTGGAAACGGAGAACCGCGTGTGTTACCAATTGTACAGAGTACAACTTATGTATACGATTCTGCAGCAGAGGTTGCAGCAATCTTTGATGATCCAACCAAAGGCCTTTGCTATTCCAGATTTGGAAATCCAACGGTTATGGCAGTTGAGGAGAAAATCAATGCCTTAGAGGGTGGTGTTGGTGCAATGTGTACCACATCCGGACAGGCCGCAACATTGCTTTCCATTTTAAATATCTGTTCCGCAGGAGACAGTATTGTAAGTACACCAACCATCTATGGAGGAACCATCAATCTGTTTTCATTTACCTTGAAGAAGTTAGGAATTGAATGTATTTATGTCGACCGCGATGCTTCCGTGGAAGAAATCAAGGCAGCATTTAAACCAAATACCAAGCTTGTCTTTGGTGAGACCATCGCGAATCCGGCATTAAAAGTATTTGATATTGAAAAGTTTGCAAACATTGCACATGAGATGGGAGTACCTCTGATTATGGACAATACCTTTGCAACACCGATTTTATGTAAACCCTTTGAATTTGGTGCCGATATCGTTATCCACTCCACCAGCAAGTACATGGATGGACATGCCGTTCAGATTGGCGGTGTCATTGTCGACAGCGGTAACTTTGACTGGACAAACGGCAAATTCCCGGAACTTACAGAGCCGGATGAATCTTATCACGGAATTTCTTATACCGAAAGTTATGGAAAAATGGCTTACATTGTCAAAGCTAGAATGCAGCTGATGAGAGACTTCGGTGTTTATCCGGCTGCACATTCTGCCTTTTTATTGAATCTGGGTCTTGAGACGCTTCCGGTTCGTATGAAGCAGTATTGTGCGAATGCGATGGCAGTTGCAAAACACTTGGAGGAATCACCGGTTGTGGAAAGTGTACTTTACCCGGGACTGCCTTCCAATGAAGATTACGAGTTAGCGCAGAAATACTTAAAAGGATGCAGTGGTGTCATTTCTTTTATCATCAAGGGAGGAAGACCTGCAGCAGCAAGATTTATGGATTCTTTAAAGCTTGCATCCAACGAGGTTCACGTTGCAGACATCAGAACCTGTGTGCTTCATCCGGCAAGTGAGACGCATCGTCAGCTGACCGATGAGCAGCTTGTGGCAGCAGGCATCAATGCCGGCATGGTTCGTTTCTCCGTAGGTCTGGAAAATATAGAAGATATCATCGAGGACCTGGACCGCGCATTACAGGCAGCAGCAGAATAG
- a CDS encoding TspO/MBR family protein, translating into MISLSLSLGAGALSALLTKDSMEQYKMLYQPPLAPPGFVFPIVWTILYFLMGIAAYLVWNLQAEEKKQALTTYLIQLILNVGWSVIFFRFHAYLVAFVWLLLLWYAIFLTIRQFYAIHKTAGKLLFPYLIWVTFAGYLNLSIALHEM; encoded by the coding sequence ATGATAAGCTTAAGTTTAAGCCTTGGAGCAGGAGCCCTGTCTGCGTTACTGACCAAAGACAGTATGGAGCAGTACAAAATGCTTTACCAGCCGCCACTTGCTCCTCCTGGCTTTGTATTTCCAATCGTATGGACGATTCTTTATTTTTTGATGGGAATTGCGGCTTATCTGGTATGGAATTTACAGGCGGAAGAAAAAAAGCAGGCGCTGACCACGTATTTGATTCAACTGATTCTAAACGTAGGCTGGTCTGTTATTTTCTTCCGCTTTCATGCTTATCTCGTGGCATTTGTGTGGTTACTTCTTTTGTGGTATGCCATTTTTCTTACCATCCGGCAATTTTATGCCATCCATAAAACCGCGGGAAAATTACTTTTTCCATATCTCATCTGGGTGACATTTGCCGGTTACTTAAACCTGTCCATTGCACTTCATGAGATGTGA
- the nudC gene encoding NAD(+) diphosphatase: MIQDILPKHFTNHYMEKSPEKESKIIGFRENLIFFREKEKKIEYLTYQDYTAICREFKKEVPFCRYLFSIDEEDYFLADVSFLENWNGFSFHRMFEIRSMRPMDAMLAGATAYHLYVWYRDNRFCGRCGAPLIHKKEMRALECEKCHNLVFPKIAPAVIVAVTDGNRILMTKYAGREYKRYALIAGFTEIGETAEQTVMREVMEEVGVKVKNIRYYKSQPWGFDSNLLLGYFAELDGDDTISMDEEELSVAEWVHYKDVPADSEGISLTREMMTKFRTEKEKEA, translated from the coding sequence GTGATTCAGGATATTTTACCAAAGCATTTTACAAATCACTACATGGAAAAAAGTCCGGAAAAAGAAAGTAAAATCATCGGATTTCGGGAGAATCTGATTTTTTTCCGGGAAAAAGAGAAGAAAATAGAGTACCTGACCTATCAGGATTATACTGCAATTTGTCGCGAATTCAAAAAAGAAGTGCCATTCTGCCGCTATTTGTTTTCGATTGACGAGGAGGACTATTTCCTTGCAGATGTAAGCTTTCTTGAGAACTGGAATGGTTTTTCCTTCCACAGAATGTTTGAGATTCGTTCGATGCGCCCGATGGATGCCATGCTTGCAGGGGCAACGGCATATCACCTCTACGTCTGGTACCGGGACAACCGTTTTTGCGGACGATGTGGCGCACCGCTGATACATAAAAAAGAGATGAGAGCCTTAGAATGTGAAAAATGTCACAATCTCGTGTTCCCAAAGATTGCGCCTGCCGTGATTGTGGCGGTGACAGATGGGAATCGGATTCTGATGACGAAATATGCAGGGCGTGAATATAAGCGTTATGCACTGATTGCCGGATTTACCGAGATTGGAGAGACGGCAGAGCAGACAGTCATGCGTGAAGTGATGGAAGAAGTCGGTGTCAAAGTGAAAAATATCCGTTATTATAAAAGTCAGCCCTGGGGATTTGACAGCAATTTGCTGCTCGGATATTTTGCAGAATTAGACGGCGACGATACCATTTCGATGGATGAAGAAGAATTGTCGGTAGCAGAGTGGGTGCATTACAAAGATGTTCCCGCTGATTCCGAAGGAATCAGCCTGACCAGAGAGATGATGACGAAATTCCGCACAGAGAAAGAAAAAGAAGCATAA
- a CDS encoding radical SAM protein, with product MRVVPYQEILEKKIKRQKELLALGAECHANGHCFHYGKISFGCRDCYTGEQSMNLFIGTQCMCKCPYCYYDENKSELLLDASQEQREIEIEKMKLRDFENYRPAIVSFCSAGETLLYLDTFERYAKELYPLIYAKDINPYTFLYTNGILCNEENLTRLKKIHVNEIRFHISASDFAPQVLENMKRAKEMGFRVTVEEPSYPLNREKLMSLLPFFEEIGLDHLDLVELHLTEFNRDRMEALYPGDDYLAYKDYFYHLYDNGMVYDIMEECIKKNYHFSVLDCNSGVERCRNNLDQDVLFEWNCVEGMCADYDTGTGFHPRMKNGKKYLDSETIEKKYKS from the coding sequence ATGAGGGTTGTACCATATCAGGAGATTTTAGAGAAAAAAATAAAACGGCAGAAGGAGTTACTTGCGCTGGGCGCAGAATGTCATGCGAACGGACACTGTTTCCACTATGGGAAAATTTCGTTTGGATGCCGGGACTGTTACACGGGAGAGCAGTCGATGAATCTTTTCATCGGGACACAGTGCATGTGCAAATGTCCCTACTGTTATTACGATGAGAACAAGAGTGAACTGTTGTTAGATGCCAGTCAGGAGCAGCGGGAGATTGAAATTGAGAAGATGAAACTGCGCGATTTCGAGAATTACAGGCCGGCGATTGTCTCTTTTTGCTCGGCAGGGGAGACGCTGCTCTACCTCGATACGTTTGAGCGCTATGCGAAGGAACTGTATCCGCTGATTTATGCAAAAGATATCAATCCATACACGTTTCTTTACACCAACGGAATCCTTTGCAACGAAGAGAATCTGACCAGATTGAAAAAGATTCATGTCAATGAAATCCGTTTCCATATCTCTGCCAGCGATTTTGCACCGCAGGTGTTAGAAAATATGAAACGTGCCAAAGAGATGGGATTTCGTGTGACGGTGGAGGAGCCAAGTTATCCGCTAAACCGTGAAAAATTGATGAGTCTGCTGCCATTTTTTGAAGAGATTGGTCTTGACCATTTGGATTTGGTCGAACTTCATCTGACCGAGTTTAACCGTGACCGGATGGAAGCACTTTATCCGGGTGACGATTACCTTGCCTATAAAGATTATTTTTATCATCTTTATGACAACGGAATGGTCTATGACATCATGGAAGAATGTATCAAAAAGAACTATCATTTTTCTGTGCTTGACTGCAATTCAGGAGTGGAGCGATGCCGCAATAACTTAGACCAGGACGTGCTTTTTGAATGGAACTGCGTGGAGGGAATGTGTGCCGATTATGACACCGGAACAGGCTTTCATCCCCGTATGAAAAATGGAAAAAAATATCTCGATTCGGAGACTATAGAGAAAAAATATAAAAGTTAA